The proteins below are encoded in one region of Amycolatopsis acidiphila:
- a CDS encoding ATP-binding protein, with the protein MSETPPTTTVAITNETDIVHVRQAAREAAVTAGFSLVQQTKLVTAASELARNALVYGGGGRAEIAVEETSLTGTVRLTFVDSGPGIPDIEVAMTDGYTTGSGLGLGLGGARRLADRFTIDSAPGKGTRIELSITTRRKS; encoded by the coding sequence GTGAGCGAAACCCCGCCCACGACCACCGTGGCGATCACCAACGAGACCGACATCGTGCACGTCCGCCAAGCCGCGCGCGAGGCGGCCGTGACCGCCGGGTTCAGCCTGGTGCAGCAGACGAAGCTGGTGACGGCAGCGAGCGAGCTGGCCCGCAACGCGCTGGTCTACGGCGGCGGCGGCCGGGCCGAGATCGCGGTCGAGGAGACCTCGCTGACCGGCACCGTCCGGCTGACCTTCGTCGACTCCGGGCCGGGCATCCCCGACATCGAGGTCGCGATGACCGACGGGTACACCACCGGCTCCGGCCTGGGACTGGGCCTGGGCGGGGCCCGGCGGCTGGCCGACCGGTTCACCATCGACTCCGCACCGGGCAAGGGGACCAGGATCGAGCTGTCCATCACCACACGCAGGAAGTCATGA
- a CDS encoding pyridoxamine 5'-phosphate oxidase family protein: MTPRRFQELSREESLRRLAGVGVGRIVFTHQALPAIRPVHHLLDGGQIIICSHGGAALLSALDTVVAYEADSVSGDDHIGWSVIVTGVARRVEPGAVTERYRGLADPWAGDGAGYVIRIRPELVAGFGLVEENVSPCHR, from the coding sequence ATGACGCCGCGGAGATTCCAGGAGCTCTCGCGGGAGGAGTCGCTGCGCCGGCTGGCCGGCGTCGGCGTGGGCCGGATCGTGTTCACCCACCAGGCCCTGCCCGCGATCCGGCCGGTCCACCACCTGCTCGACGGCGGCCAGATCATCATCTGCAGCCACGGCGGTGCCGCGCTGCTCTCGGCGCTGGACACGGTGGTGGCCTACGAGGCCGACTCGGTGTCGGGCGACGACCACATCGGCTGGAGCGTCATCGTGACCGGCGTGGCCCGGCGCGTCGAGCCCGGCGCGGTCACCGAGCGCTATCGCGGGCTGGCCGACCCGTGGGCGGGGGACGGGGCGGGCTACGTGATCCGGATCCGCCCCGAGCTGGTCGCGGGGTTCGGGCTGGTGGAGGAGAACGTCTCGCCGTGCCACCGGTGA
- a CDS encoding Acg family FMN-binding oxidoreductase: MTIIPAQAASLVVPALEAAVRAPSPHNTQPWRFELAEDRIEVLLDPERVLAVADADGREARLACGAAVLNIQLALRAAGQACAVRLLPDRARPAHLATVWLQGPCQVTPEDRAFARAVSFRRSNRRPFTDRPVPVWIRDALVRAASLEGAALVLVERGRDLDELARLLRRAEHLQNEDPAFQAELRRWTAAGGRRDDGVPLAAGGPRPAAAGLLTPRHHPEGPAGREPLVAVLCSFADTPLAQLRTGQAMQRVLLTGTTAGVSASFLSQPVEVPATREPLRGLLGGQAHPQAVLRFGYGFAAPATPRRRPEAVTRSRRQQPEEANR; encoded by the coding sequence ATGACCATCATCCCCGCGCAGGCCGCGAGCCTGGTCGTGCCGGCGCTCGAAGCCGCGGTGCGAGCCCCGTCGCCGCACAACACCCAGCCCTGGCGGTTCGAGCTGGCCGAGGACCGGATCGAGGTGCTGCTCGATCCCGAGCGGGTGCTCGCCGTCGCCGACGCGGACGGCCGGGAGGCCCGGCTCGCCTGCGGGGCGGCCGTGCTCAACATCCAGCTCGCGCTGCGTGCCGCCGGGCAGGCCTGCGCGGTGCGCCTGCTGCCCGACCGGGCGCGGCCCGCGCACCTGGCCACCGTGTGGCTGCAGGGCCCGTGCCAGGTCACCCCGGAGGACCGCGCGTTCGCCAGGGCCGTCTCGTTCCGCCGCAGCAACCGGCGGCCGTTCACCGACCGGCCGGTGCCGGTGTGGATCCGGGACGCGCTGGTGCGCGCGGCGAGCCTGGAGGGCGCCGCGCTGGTGCTCGTGGAACGCGGCCGGGACCTCGACGAGCTGGCGCGGCTGCTGCGGCGCGCCGAGCACCTGCAGAACGAGGATCCCGCGTTCCAGGCCGAGCTGCGGCGCTGGACCGCCGCGGGCGGCCGCCGCGACGACGGCGTGCCGCTGGCGGCGGGCGGCCCGCGCCCGGCGGCGGCCGGCCTGCTGACCCCGCGCCACCACCCGGAGGGTCCGGCCGGACGCGAGCCGCTGGTCGCGGTGCTCTGCTCGTTCGCCGACACGCCGCTGGCGCAGCTGCGTACCGGCCAGGCGATGCAACGGGTGCTGCTCACCGGCACCACCGCCGGGGTCAGCGCGTCGTTCCTGTCGCAGCCGGTCGAGGTCCCCGCGACCCGCGAGCCCCTGCGCGGGCTGCTCGGCGGTCAGGCCCACCCCCAGGCCGTGCTGCGCTTCGGCTACGGGTTCGCCGCACCCGCGACGCCGCGGCGGCGCCCCGAGGCCGTCACCCGGTCCCGCCGTCAGCAGCCCGAGGAGGCCAACCGATGA
- a CDS encoding dsRBD fold-containing protein — protein sequence MARAAKWTIEVALDENGDTTRAQVRLAAAGGAVFHGIGLVRGGQRGVHLPAIAAELAMARAFSDLTEELLEAVASDIESAVPGAVAPVPARA from the coding sequence ATGGCACGAGCGGCGAAGTGGACCATTGAAGTCGCGCTCGACGAGAACGGCGACACCACCCGCGCCCAGGTCCGGCTGGCCGCGGCGGGAGGCGCCGTGTTTCACGGCATCGGCCTCGTCCGCGGCGGCCAGCGCGGGGTACACCTGCCCGCGATCGCGGCCGAGCTCGCGATGGCGCGGGCGTTCAGCGACCTGACCGAGGAGCTGCTCGAGGCGGTCGCCTCGGACATCGAGTCGGCGGTACCGGGCGCGGTGGCCCCCGTCCCGGCCCGTGCTTGA
- a CDS encoding STAS domain-containing protein, whose translation MPGVPIVKLHDVLLVTIQDELLDYSVDELQQQITEQVVEQQARGVLIDISVLDVVDSFLARTLHDIAAATSLLAAKTVVVGMRPAVAITLVELGLVLAGLQTALSVEEALDILHEGGRPRRTARR comes from the coding sequence ATGCCCGGCGTCCCCATCGTCAAGCTGCACGATGTCCTGCTGGTCACCATCCAGGACGAGCTGCTCGACTACTCGGTCGACGAGCTGCAGCAGCAGATCACCGAGCAGGTGGTCGAACAGCAGGCGCGCGGCGTCCTGATCGACATCTCGGTGCTCGACGTCGTCGACTCGTTCCTGGCGAGGACCCTGCACGACATCGCGGCCGCCACCTCGCTGCTGGCCGCGAAGACGGTCGTGGTCGGCATGCGCCCCGCCGTGGCGATCACCCTGGTGGAGCTGGGTCTCGTGCTGGCGGGGCTGCAGACCGCGCTGTCGGTCGAGGAGGCGCTCGACATCCTGCACGAGGGCGGCCGTCCACGGCGGACGGCCCGGCGGTGA
- a CDS encoding sensor histidine kinase, which yields MPVEGTPSPLRGALSQLRLRELLGEVQDRVERLVGVRDQMDGLLEAVLAVAGGLELDATLRRIVHAAIELVDCHYGALGVLNFDGVGLAEFVYEGIDEQDRRKIGHLPEGHGLLGMLIQEPKPLRLPDLAAHPASAGFPAHHPPMKTFLGVPVLVRDTVFGNLYLTEKADEQPFTEDDQVVVHALAAAAGIAIQNARLYEEARLRQRWQEATSEIRAELLAAAAPGDVLHLIANRALALTGADYTFLARPDDPELPPEEVSTLVVTVSAGLNADVLTGREIPVEGSSCGMAFRDAVPQRAASLRYNLSEGLTEDFGPVLVLPLRASADTVSGVLVTLRKAGEEPFAESQLSLAASFADQAALALQLADDQRRLYELEVLAERDRIARDLHDHVIQRLFAHGLALQSTRLRTRSPDLQRRMGDMIEDVQSIIAEIRTAIFDLHGGLEGTTQLRRRLHEIIAEITGEAGLQTTVRVSGPLGVVSPHLAEHAEAVVREALSNTVRHAGASTVAVTVTVADDMCIEVSDNGRGVPGGVTRSGLANLADRATKAGGKCTVDMPEGGGTRLVWSAPVS from the coding sequence ATGCCGGTGGAAGGCACCCCCAGCCCCCTGCGCGGCGCCCTGTCCCAGCTGCGCCTGCGGGAGCTGCTCGGCGAGGTGCAGGACCGCGTCGAGCGGCTGGTGGGCGTCCGCGACCAGATGGACGGGCTGCTGGAGGCCGTGCTCGCCGTCGCGGGCGGGCTCGAGCTGGACGCGACCCTGCGCCGCATCGTGCACGCGGCGATCGAGCTGGTCGACTGCCACTACGGCGCCCTCGGCGTGCTCAACTTCGACGGCGTCGGGCTCGCCGAGTTCGTCTACGAGGGCATCGACGAGCAGGATCGCCGGAAGATCGGGCACCTGCCGGAGGGACACGGCCTGCTCGGCATGCTCATCCAGGAGCCGAAGCCGCTGCGCCTGCCGGATCTGGCGGCCCATCCCGCGTCGGCGGGCTTCCCGGCGCACCACCCGCCGATGAAGACCTTCCTCGGCGTGCCGGTCCTGGTGCGCGACACGGTGTTCGGCAACCTCTACCTCACCGAGAAGGCGGACGAGCAGCCCTTCACCGAGGACGACCAGGTGGTGGTGCACGCGCTCGCCGCGGCCGCGGGCATCGCGATCCAGAACGCGCGGCTGTACGAGGAGGCCCGGCTGCGCCAGCGCTGGCAGGAGGCCACCAGCGAGATCCGGGCCGAGCTGCTGGCGGCGGCCGCGCCCGGCGACGTGCTGCACCTGATCGCCAACCGGGCGCTGGCGCTGACCGGGGCGGACTACACCTTCCTGGCCCGGCCGGACGATCCGGAGCTGCCGCCCGAGGAGGTCAGCACCCTCGTGGTCACCGTGTCCGCCGGGCTCAACGCCGACGTGCTGACCGGCCGCGAGATCCCGGTCGAAGGGTCCAGCTGCGGGATGGCGTTCCGCGACGCGGTGCCGCAGCGCGCGGCGAGCCTGCGCTACAACCTCTCGGAAGGGCTGACGGAGGACTTCGGCCCGGTGCTGGTGCTGCCGTTGCGGGCCTCCGCCGACACGGTGTCCGGGGTGCTGGTGACGCTGCGCAAGGCCGGTGAGGAGCCGTTCGCGGAGAGCCAGCTGTCCTTGGCCGCCTCGTTCGCCGACCAGGCCGCGCTCGCCCTGCAGCTGGCCGACGACCAGCGCCGCCTCTACGAGCTCGAGGTACTGGCCGAACGCGACCGGATCGCCCGCGACCTGCATGACCACGTCATCCAGCGCCTCTTCGCGCACGGGCTGGCCCTGCAGAGCACCCGGCTGCGCACCCGCTCGCCGGACCTGCAGCGCCGGATGGGCGACATGATCGAGGACGTGCAGAGCATCATCGCCGAGATCCGCACCGCGATCTTCGACCTGCACGGCGGGCTGGAGGGCACGACGCAGCTGCGCAGGCGGCTGCACGAGATCATCGCCGAGATCACCGGCGAGGCGGGCCTGCAGACGACCGTGCGGGTGTCCGGCCCGCTGGGCGTGGTGTCCCCGCATCTGGCCGAGCACGCCGAGGCCGTCGTCCGGGAGGCGCTGAGCAACACCGTGCGCCACGCGGGCGCCAGCACCGTCGCGGTGACCGTCACCGTCGCCGACGACATGTGCATCGAGGTCTCCGACAACGGCCGTGGAGTGCCGGGCGGGGTGACCCGCAGCGGGCTGGCGAACCTCGCCGACCGCGCCACGAAGGCAGGCGGGAAGTGCACCGTCGACATGCCCGAGGGCGGCGGCACCCGGCTGGTCTGGTCCGCCCCCGTGTCGTGA
- a CDS encoding STAS domain-containing protein, which yields MTTTPEPETRSIVSDFLDRRRESIVAEWSGAPFFRTAGMDPEQAALDGAEVLAGLRRAVDKGEANNPAAEGFASIRSLLEALAVQQVHDSTLVAQTAAQMSGLKEPLLRLWAEEDVPRELVAPGAVLLSGAVDTLGLILLDAALTATRDTIASQREQLAELSTPVIKLWDGVLAIPLIGTLDSMRSQTATESLLQAILDQQAKVAILDITGVPTVDTMVAQHLLKTALAARLMGAECVISGIRPQIANTMVQLGIDLEEVATRAKLSDAFAYALNRLGLSVTSTGPGAV from the coding sequence ATGACGACCACCCCCGAACCGGAGACCCGTTCCATTGTCAGCGACTTCCTCGACCGGCGCAGGGAGAGCATCGTCGCCGAGTGGTCCGGCGCCCCGTTCTTCCGGACGGCGGGGATGGACCCCGAGCAGGCCGCGCTCGACGGCGCCGAGGTGCTCGCCGGGCTGCGCCGCGCGGTCGACAAGGGCGAGGCGAACAACCCCGCCGCCGAGGGCTTCGCGAGCATCCGCAGCCTGCTGGAGGCACTGGCCGTGCAGCAGGTGCACGACTCCACGCTCGTCGCGCAGACCGCGGCGCAGATGAGCGGCCTCAAGGAGCCCCTGCTGCGGCTGTGGGCGGAGGAGGACGTGCCGCGCGAGCTGGTCGCGCCCGGCGCGGTGCTGCTTTCCGGCGCGGTCGACACCCTCGGGCTGATCCTGCTCGACGCGGCGCTGACCGCCACCCGCGACACCATCGCCAGCCAGCGCGAGCAGCTGGCCGAGCTGTCCACGCCGGTGATCAAGCTGTGGGACGGGGTGCTGGCCATCCCGCTGATCGGCACCCTGGACAGCATGCGGAGCCAGACCGCGACCGAGAGCCTGCTGCAGGCGATCCTCGACCAGCAGGCCAAGGTCGCGATCCTGGACATCACCGGTGTGCCGACGGTGGACACCATGGTCGCGCAGCACCTGCTCAAGACGGCGCTCGCGGCGCGGCTGATGGGCGCCGAGTGCGTCATCAGCGGGATCCGGCCGCAGATCGCGAACACCATGGTGCAGCTGGGCATCGACCTGGAGGAGGTGGCCACCCGGGCCAAGCTGTCGGACGCGTTCGCCTACGCGCTGAACCGGCTCGGCCTCTCGGTCACCTCGACCGGACCCGGCGCGGTCTGA
- a CDS encoding response regulator: MIKVFLVDDHEVVRRGVADLLEADPELVIVGEAPTAAQALARIPALRPDIAVLDVRLPDGNGIELCRDLRSKLPELNVLMLTSYTDEEAMLNAILAGAGGYVIKDIQGLQLVSAVREVGSGRSLLDNRAAATLMAKLRSDASDAGPLAGLSERERTLLDLIGEGLTNRQISERMFLAEKTVKNYVSRLLTKLGLERRTQAAVLATRMREQRQNREPRD, translated from the coding sequence GTGATCAAGGTGTTCCTGGTCGACGACCACGAGGTCGTCCGGCGCGGCGTGGCCGACCTGCTGGAGGCCGATCCCGAGCTGGTCATCGTCGGCGAGGCGCCCACGGCCGCGCAGGCACTCGCCCGCATCCCGGCGCTGCGGCCCGACATCGCAGTGCTGGACGTGCGGCTGCCCGACGGCAACGGCATCGAGCTGTGCCGGGACCTGCGCTCGAAGCTGCCCGAGCTGAACGTGCTGATGCTGACCTCCTACACCGACGAGGAGGCCATGCTCAACGCGATCCTCGCCGGCGCGGGCGGGTACGTGATCAAGGACATCCAGGGCCTGCAGCTGGTCTCCGCCGTCCGCGAGGTCGGGTCGGGGCGCTCCCTGCTCGACAACCGCGCGGCCGCCACGCTGATGGCGAAGCTGCGCTCGGACGCGAGCGACGCCGGTCCGCTGGCCGGGCTGAGCGAGCGGGAGCGGACCCTGCTGGATCTCATCGGTGAGGGCCTGACCAACCGGCAGATCTCCGAGCGGATGTTCCTCGCCGAGAAGACCGTGAAGAACTACGTCTCCCGGCTGCTCACGAAGCTCGGCCTCGAGCGCCGGACCCAGGCCGCGGTGCTCGCCACCCGGATGCGGGAGCAGCGCCAGAACCGCGAGCCGCGCGACTGA
- a CDS encoding nicotinate phosphoribosyltransferase — MTATQTDLYAVRTAAGCLRRGMTEPATFSLFARRLPPQRGFLVSAGLVDCLGFLEGFRFEEGELTGLRESGGLAQSDVDALAGLRFDGDVWAAPEGCLVFADEPLLEVTAPLPQAQLVGTALLNTVSFQATVATKAARCRIAAGGAELVDFAARRTHGFDAATAVARVCAMVGFAGTSQVGAVQRFGLAPLSTMTHSYVQAFGDEQAAFRAYAHDFPDSVMFLVDTNDTLAGVRAAVEVAMALGLPDGGFGVRFAAGDLLLLAQETRKLLDEAGFVQARIMVSGGLDEYELARLTAAQAPIDSYGVGVKLGVSADAPPTETAYELVEYAGRPIAQHVPGKETLPGAKQVYRRASGDPDVLALRDEPSPKGCRPVLSQVMRAGRRLRGKHRLDEARDRFERDLLWLPRSARRLRNPEPVRVRVSEPLRELSERLGAGH, encoded by the coding sequence ATGACCGCCACGCAGACGGATCTGTACGCGGTCAGGACGGCCGCGGGCTGTCTGCGGCGCGGCATGACCGAGCCGGCCACGTTCAGCCTTTTCGCGCGCCGCCTGCCGCCGCAGCGCGGCTTCCTGGTCAGCGCCGGGCTCGTCGACTGCCTCGGCTTCCTCGAGGGTTTCCGCTTCGAGGAAGGGGAACTGACCGGTCTGCGGGAAAGCGGCGGCCTCGCGCAGTCCGATGTGGACGCGCTGGCGGGGCTGCGGTTCGACGGCGACGTGTGGGCCGCGCCCGAGGGCTGCCTGGTCTTCGCCGACGAGCCGCTGCTGGAGGTGACCGCACCGCTGCCGCAGGCGCAGCTGGTGGGGACCGCCCTGCTCAACACCGTCTCGTTCCAGGCCACCGTGGCGACCAAGGCCGCGCGCTGCCGGATCGCGGCGGGCGGGGCGGAGCTGGTCGACTTCGCCGCGCGGCGCACGCACGGGTTCGATGCGGCGACCGCGGTGGCGCGGGTGTGCGCCATGGTCGGTTTCGCCGGTACCAGCCAGGTCGGCGCGGTACAACGGTTCGGCCTCGCCCCGCTCAGCACGATGACCCACTCCTACGTGCAGGCCTTCGGTGACGAGCAGGCGGCCTTCCGCGCCTACGCGCACGACTTCCCCGATTCGGTGATGTTCCTGGTCGACACGAACGACACGCTCGCCGGCGTCCGTGCGGCGGTGGAGGTGGCCATGGCGCTCGGCCTGCCCGACGGCGGCTTCGGCGTGCGGTTCGCCGCCGGCGACCTGCTGCTGCTGGCGCAGGAGACGCGGAAGCTGCTCGACGAGGCGGGGTTCGTGCAGGCGCGCATCATGGTCAGCGGCGGGCTCGACGAGTACGAGCTGGCGCGCCTGACCGCGGCACAGGCGCCGATCGACTCCTACGGCGTCGGCGTGAAGCTGGGCGTGTCCGCCGACGCGCCGCCGACCGAGACCGCCTATGAGCTGGTCGAGTACGCGGGCAGGCCGATCGCGCAGCACGTGCCCGGCAAGGAGACCCTGCCGGGCGCGAAGCAGGTGTACCGCCGGGCCTCCGGCGATCCGGACGTGCTCGCGCTGCGGGACGAGCCGTCCCCGAAGGGGTGTCGCCCGGTGCTGTCCCAGGTGATGCGCGCGGGCCGTCGCCTGCGCGGCAAGCACCGGCTCGACGAGGCGCGGGACCGCTTCGAGCGGGACCTGCTGTGGCTGCCGCGCAGCGCACGGCGGTTGCGGAACCCCGAACCGGTGCGGGTGCGCGTGTCGGAGCCCCTGCGGGAGCTGTCCGAGCGTCTGGGTGCGGGCCACTGA
- a CDS encoding STAS domain-containing protein, with the protein MRKDEDIHTSGPVRAELADDVGRIRLFGEIDHTAVEQLDRAVSDLLDKGVSHLVVDFADLSFFDSACISALVRARALAEERGSSITLANVNRYARRILDLTGLSVAFTIEAKDDED; encoded by the coding sequence GTGAGGAAGGACGAGGACATCCACACCAGCGGACCGGTCAGGGCCGAGCTCGCGGACGACGTCGGCCGCATCAGGCTGTTCGGCGAAATCGATCACACGGCCGTGGAGCAGCTCGACCGCGCCGTCTCCGATCTGCTCGACAAGGGCGTGAGTCACCTCGTGGTGGACTTCGCCGATCTGTCGTTCTTCGACTCCGCCTGTATCAGCGCCCTGGTCCGGGCGCGGGCGCTCGCCGAGGAGCGCGGCAGCAGCATCACGCTCGCCAACGTCAACCGCTACGCCCGCCGCATCCTCGACCTGACAGGGCTGTCCGTCGCCTTCACGATCGAGGCGAAGGACGACGAGGACTGA
- a CDS encoding Acg family FMN-binding oxidoreductase, which produces MSWSGTEIGVLARAVSRAPSVHHSRPWTLEAHGDQAELVERVEVALPRHDPAGRDRMVSCGAALANLELAVRALGRRPAVALFPAGGRPDLVAKVVAAGREDATAEEVERYSAVFRRRSYRAPFSLHPVPPSILDSLGAAAGSGAQARAVRRPEDAAALAELLRRAAAVLREDRVYQRELTAWTAQFPEPLQDVAGLPWAALAHDGTRLPDSLTLAGRLRTEGLLVVLTPGDGRRDHLLAGLAMERIWLAALTEGLVGSVLAQPLHVPEVRAGLADRLGLPGHPQVILRFGYPVTATPVTLPSAVAAGPR; this is translated from the coding sequence ATGAGCTGGTCCGGCACCGAGATCGGGGTGCTGGCGCGCGCGGTGAGCCGGGCGCCGTCGGTGCACCACAGCAGGCCGTGGACGCTCGAGGCGCACGGCGACCAGGCCGAGCTGGTCGAGCGCGTCGAGGTGGCGCTGCCGCGTCACGACCCCGCGGGCCGCGACCGGATGGTCTCCTGCGGGGCGGCGCTGGCCAACCTGGAGCTGGCCGTGCGGGCGCTGGGCCGGCGCCCCGCCGTGGCGTTGTTCCCGGCCGGCGGGCGTCCCGACCTCGTCGCCAAGGTGGTGGCGGCAGGGCGTGAGGACGCCACGGCCGAGGAGGTCGAGCGGTACTCCGCGGTGTTCCGCCGTCGCAGCTACCGGGCGCCCTTCAGCCTGCACCCGGTGCCACCGTCCATATTGGACTCACTCGGCGCCGCCGCGGGATCGGGCGCACAGGCGCGGGCGGTGCGCCGGCCGGAAGACGCCGCGGCGCTCGCGGAGTTGCTGCGCCGCGCGGCGGCGGTGCTGCGCGAGGACCGTGTCTACCAGCGGGAGCTGACCGCGTGGACGGCGCAGTTCCCCGAGCCGCTCCAGGACGTGGCCGGCCTGCCGTGGGCCGCGCTCGCGCACGACGGCACCCGGCTGCCCGACAGCCTCACGCTCGCCGGGCGGCTGCGCACGGAGGGCCTGCTGGTCGTGCTCACCCCCGGCGACGGGCGGCGGGACCACCTGCTCGCGGGCCTGGCCATGGAACGGATCTGGCTCGCGGCGCTCACCGAGGGCCTGGTCGGCTCGGTGCTGGCCCAGCCGCTGCACGTGCCCGAGGTGCGGGCGGGGCTGGCCGACCGGCTCGGGCTCCCCGGCCACCCGCAGGTGATCCTGCGCTTCGGCTACCCCGTCACCGCGACCCCGGTGACCCTGCCCTCGGCGGTCGCCGCCGGGCCGCGGTAG
- a CDS encoding Hsp20/alpha crystallin family protein, whose amino-acid sequence MSREDVAVDLTGNRLAVTGELKAQEREGRFHRRTRRTGKFSYRVPLPRGVDGDKVEAALENGVLTVRVPKAEPAQPRRIEITGE is encoded by the coding sequence GTGAGCCGCGAGGACGTCGCGGTCGACCTGACCGGCAACCGCCTCGCCGTGACCGGCGAGCTGAAGGCGCAGGAGCGGGAGGGCCGGTTCCACCGCCGCACCCGGCGCACCGGCAAGTTCTCCTACCGCGTGCCGCTGCCGCGGGGAGTGGACGGCGACAAGGTCGAGGCCGCGCTGGAGAACGGTGTGCTGACCGTGCGCGTGCCCAAGGCCGAGCCGGCGCAGCCGCGCCGGATCGAGATCACCGGCGAGTAA
- a CDS encoding SpoIIE family protein phosphatase, whose product MTRTDLVVSEDGHVGRARRLAAATAQQAGLPMEQVHRVALAATELATNLVKHAGRGVFSVVPGPGQLDLLAADKGPGIGRIEASMRDGYSTTGTMGAGLGSIRRAADYFDAYSLAGRGTVVLARWRHGTPLPGVRIGAARLTAPGETECGDMWVAAPGGTAVSIGLSDGLGHGDAAAHASAAAVETITEHAAAAPARILEAMQQSLARTRGATVAVVQITPAEGRMHFAGIGNIATRRYGEAGARVQRLLSRPGIVGVAGTNRVPDSTDSWSPHSWLVLHTDGVSERWSADDWPGLLRHDPATVAGWILAQHSRGRDDSCVVVVTGGGG is encoded by the coding sequence ATGACCCGGACCGACCTGGTCGTGTCCGAGGACGGGCACGTCGGCCGGGCACGGCGCCTCGCGGCGGCGACGGCGCAACAGGCGGGACTGCCGATGGAGCAGGTGCACCGGGTCGCGCTGGCGGCGACCGAGCTCGCCACGAACCTCGTCAAGCACGCCGGGCGGGGCGTGTTCAGCGTCGTGCCGGGGCCGGGCCAGCTCGACCTGCTGGCGGCGGACAAGGGCCCGGGCATCGGGCGGATCGAGGCCAGCATGCGCGACGGCTACTCGACGACCGGCACCATGGGCGCCGGTCTCGGCTCGATCCGCCGCGCGGCCGACTACTTCGACGCGTACTCGCTGGCGGGGCGGGGCACGGTGGTGCTCGCACGGTGGCGGCACGGCACCCCGCTGCCGGGTGTGCGGATCGGCGCGGCCCGGCTGACCGCACCGGGGGAGACCGAGTGCGGCGACATGTGGGTGGCGGCGCCCGGCGGTACCGCGGTCTCGATCGGCCTCAGTGACGGGCTCGGCCATGGCGATGCCGCCGCGCACGCCAGCGCCGCGGCCGTGGAGACCATCACCGAGCATGCGGCCGCGGCCCCGGCCCGTATTCTGGAAGCGATGCAGCAGTCCCTCGCACGAACCCGTGGCGCGACAGTCGCGGTCGTCCAGATCACGCCCGCCGAGGGACGGATGCACTTCGCGGGTATAGGAAACATCGCCACCCGGCGCTACGGCGAGGCCGGCGCGCGGGTGCAACGGTTGTTGTCGCGACCGGGGATCGTAGGCGTCGCCGGTACGAACCGTGTCCCGGATTCCACCGATTCGTGGTCCCCCCACAGCTGGCTCGTGCTGCACACTGACGGGGTGTCCGAGCGGTGGAGCGCCGACGACTGGCCCGGGCTGCTGCGCCACGACCCGGCGACCGTCGCAGGCTGGATCCTCGCCCAGCACAGCCGCGGCCGGGACGACTCGTGCGTGGTCGTGGTCACGGGAGGTGGTGGCTGA